AACTCATTTAGCTTCATGATGTTTTCCCGTTTAATCTTTCTATTAAGGAAAGAGCTGCATTAATACCATCAATTGCTGATGAAGTTATCCCTCCAGCGTATCCTGCACCTTCTCCTATTGGGAAAAGATTGTCAGCAGAGACGGAAGAAAAATCTTCCTTTCTAACTATTCTTACCGGAGACGATGTCCTCGTTTCTACTCCTACAAAGGTTGCGTTTTCTGGAACGAAGAATGGCATTCTCTTACTCCAATAAAGGAATGCTTCCTTTATATGGTTTCTTATAGGGGGAGGAAGAAGTCTATCAAGTCTTGCACTCTTTAGTTCAGGAATGTATCCACCTTCTATGAGCTTCGAAGAACTTTCTCCATTTATAAAGTCCCATACCCTTTGGGCCGGCATTCCGTAGTTACTTCCTCCCATTACAAAAGCAGCTCTTTCTAAATTCCTTTGAAACTCAATAGCTTTAAAAGGATCGTTCTCAAAATCCTCTGGAAAAACTTGAACAACTATCGCACTGTTAGCATAACCACTGTCTCTTTTATAATTACTCATACCATTACAGACTACGCTATTTTTTTCAGATGAAGCACATATTACAAAGCCCCCAGGACACATACAGAAGGAAAATACGTTTCTCTCCCTTCCTTTGTAAGTAAAAGAATAATCGGCAGGAGGAAGTTTTTCATGTTTAAAGTATTTCCTACCGTATTGGACCCTGTTTATTGTTTTTTGTCTATGAATTACTCTTAGACCCACTGCAAAAGGTTTAGCCTCTAAATAAACTCTTTCCCTTTTTAGCATAGAGAAAGTATCCCTTGCACTGTTTCCAATGGCTAAAAAGACATAATCAAACTTTTCTACTGTTTTTACATTAGTTTCAAGATTAAGAAGATGAACTTCTTCTACTTTTCCATCTCTTACTTTCAAGCCTTCGAGTTTTGTTGAGAATCTAAACTCTACTCCTAAGTCTTGAAGTTTCCGTCGAAAGTTTGGAATTACTTCTTTTAGTTTATCTGTTCCAACGTGAGGTTTGCTTTCGTAAAGGATTTCTTTTGGAGCTCCACACTCAACTAAGACTTTATAGATGAAATGTTTCTTCTTGTCCTTAACACGGGTTGTAAGTTTCCCGTCTGAAAACGTTCCAGCACCACCTTCTCCAAACTGAACGTTAGAATTTTCGTCAAGTTTTCTCTTTTGCCAGAATCTTGCTACATCCTTTTCTCTCTCTTCTATCGGTTTTCCTCTTTCGACAATAACAACATCAAAACCACTTTTAGCAAGGACTAAAGAGGCAAAAAGCCCTGCTGGCCCTGTTCCAACAACTAAAACTTTCTTCTTATGGATAATCTTAGGAATCGGTATTTCTTCAATCTCTTTGTGTTCTCTTGCTTTTCCTTCCCCTATTAACTTCTTGTCAATATCTTCTTCAAGATCTACCACAACTCTATAAAAGTAGATAGGTTTCTTCCTCGCGTCTAATGATTTCCTGACTATCTCGTAAGGGATATCTACCCCAAGTTTTTTAAGCTCTTCTTCCAAAGAACTCTCAATCGGAACCTTTATATCTAACTCTACTTTCATTTGGCAGCTCCATCTTAAGTTTTTCTAAAAGATAGAAAAATTCAGGTGGTAAGTCTTCTACCTCGTTTTCATAGTTTCTAACAATTTCTTTCGGAAGTTCCTCTATGTCAATTATTACTATTTCATCAAATCCTTTTATACCGAGTCGTTTTTCCACCTTTTCCTTAAGGTAAATCAAAGAATCTCTCTTTAGAATTTCGGCTTTTTCAAGGATATCGCCTACAAATTTTTCTGCGTTATCTATATCTCTCTGTTTTACTCTTTTACTAAAAAGAAAGGTAATGGAAACCTTAACAGGATTCTCTATCGGAAACTTATCCAGCCCATAACGAATCTTTTGAATATGAAACTGATATATAGCTTCCTGCTGGGCTGCAATGACTTCTGGATTGTTAATTATGAAGGGTTTTAACTCACCCCGAACTCTCCTATGAGAAATTTTCTTGTAGTTTGCCTTACTCGGAATTTTTCCAATAAAGATGAATTTAAATTTCATTCTGTTCCTTTAGAACTTAGATGTTAGGATGTTAAGTATAACCTAACAAATAAACGTAGAAAAATGTAATCGATGAAGAACGAAAACAAAAACAAGTTATTGGGTTTCTTGCTCGGAATATTCACGGTTTACTTTTTTAC
Above is a genomic segment from Desulfurobacteriaceae bacterium containing:
- a CDS encoding FAD-dependent protein translates to MKVELDIKVPIESSLEEELKKLGVDIPYEIVRKSLDARKKPIYFYRVVVDLEEDIDKKLIGEGKAREHKEIEEIPIPKIIHKKKVLVVGTGPAGLFASLVLAKSGFDVVIVERGKPIEEREKDVARFWQKRKLDENSNVQFGEGGAGTFSDGKLTTRVKDKKKHFIYKVLVECGAPKEILYESKPHVGTDKLKEVIPNFRRKLQDLGVEFRFSTKLEGLKVRDGKVEEVHLLNLETNVKTVEKFDYVFLAIGNSARDTFSMLKRERVYLEAKPFAVGLRVIHRQKTINRVQYGRKYFKHEKLPPADYSFTYKGRERNVFSFCMCPGGFVICASSEKNSVVCNGMSNYKRDSGYANSAIVVQVFPEDFENDPFKAIEFQRNLERAAFVMGGSNYGMPAQRVWDFINGESSSKLIEGGYIPELKSARLDRLLPPPIRNHIKEAFLYWSKRMPFFVPENATFVGVETRTSSPVRIVRKEDFSSVSADNLFPIGEGAGYAGGITSSAIDGINAALSLIERLNGKTS
- a CDS encoding RusA family crossover junction endodeoxyribonuclease, producing MKFKFIFIGKIPSKANYKKISHRRVRGELKPFIINNPEVIAAQQEAIYQFHIQKIRYGLDKFPIENPVKVSITFLFSKRVKQRDIDNAEKFVGDILEKAEILKRDSLIYLKEKVEKRLGIKGFDEIVIIDIEELPKEIVRNYENEVEDLPPEFFYLLEKLKMELPNESRVRYKGSD